A region from the Nocardia terpenica genome encodes:
- a CDS encoding ABC-F family ATP-binding cassette domain-containing protein, which translates to MITATDLEVRAGIRTLLTAPGPALRVQAGDRIGLVGRNGAGKTTTLRILAGEGEPYAGKVIRSGETGYLPQDPREGNLDVLARDRVLSARGLDTLIRDMEKQQALMAEVADEAEREKAVRKYGRLEDRFSALGGYVAESEAARICHSLGLPDRVLGQALRTLSGGQRRRIELARILFAASDGSGGKSDTTLLLDEPTNHLDADSITWLRGFLQSHDGGLIVISHDVELLEAVVNRVWFLDAVRGEADVYNMGWKKYLDARATDEQRRRRERANAEKKASALKAQAAKMGAKATKAVAAQNMVKRAERLLAEADEVRVSDKVARIKFPQPAACGKTPLMAENLTKVYGSLEIFTGVDLAIDRGSRVVVLGLNGAGKTTLLRMLAGVEQPTAGGLVPGHGLKIGYFAQEHDTLDDTATVWENIRHAAPDAGEQDLRGLLGAFMFSGPQLEQPAGTLSGGEKTRLALAGLVSSAANVLLLDEPTNNLDPISREQVLDALRSYAGAVVLVTHDPGAAEALNPERVIMLPDGTEDHWSQDYLELIQLA; encoded by the coding sequence GTGATCACCGCGACCGACCTGGAGGTCCGGGCCGGAATCCGCACCCTGCTCACCGCGCCGGGCCCGGCGCTGCGGGTGCAGGCCGGTGATCGGATCGGACTGGTGGGCCGCAACGGCGCGGGCAAGACCACCACGCTGCGCATCCTCGCCGGTGAGGGCGAGCCCTACGCGGGCAAGGTCATCCGCTCCGGCGAAACCGGTTATCTCCCACAGGATCCCCGCGAGGGCAACCTCGACGTGCTCGCCCGCGACCGTGTGCTGTCCGCGCGCGGCCTGGACACGCTGATCCGCGATATGGAGAAGCAGCAGGCGCTGATGGCCGAGGTCGCCGACGAGGCCGAGCGGGAGAAGGCGGTGCGCAAGTACGGCCGCCTCGAGGACCGTTTCTCCGCGCTCGGCGGCTACGTCGCCGAGAGCGAGGCCGCCCGCATCTGCCACAGCCTCGGCCTGCCCGACCGGGTGCTGGGCCAGGCGCTACGCACGCTGTCGGGTGGTCAGCGCCGCCGAATCGAGTTGGCGCGCATCCTGTTCGCCGCCTCCGACGGCAGCGGCGGCAAGTCCGACACCACGCTGCTGCTCGACGAGCCGACCAACCACCTCGACGCCGACTCCATCACCTGGCTGCGCGGCTTCCTGCAGAGCCACGACGGCGGCCTCATCGTGATCAGCCACGATGTCGAGCTGCTCGAGGCCGTGGTGAACCGGGTGTGGTTCCTCGACGCCGTGCGCGGCGAGGCCGACGTCTACAACATGGGCTGGAAGAAGTATCTCGACGCCCGCGCCACCGACGAGCAGCGCCGCCGCCGCGAGCGCGCCAACGCCGAGAAGAAGGCGTCCGCGCTCAAGGCCCAGGCCGCCAAGATGGGCGCGAAGGCGACGAAAGCCGTTGCGGCACAGAACATGGTCAAGCGGGCCGAGCGCCTGCTCGCCGAGGCCGACGAGGTCCGGGTGTCCGACAAGGTGGCGCGCATCAAGTTCCCGCAGCCCGCCGCCTGCGGCAAGACGCCGCTGATGGCCGAGAACCTCACCAAGGTGTACGGCTCGCTGGAGATCTTCACCGGCGTCGACCTGGCCATCGACCGCGGCAGCCGGGTGGTGGTGCTGGGCCTCAACGGCGCGGGCAAGACCACGCTGCTGCGCATGCTGGCCGGTGTCGAACAACCCACCGCCGGTGGCCTGGTGCCCGGCCACGGCCTCAAGATCGGGTACTTCGCGCAGGAACACGACACCCTCGACGACACGGCGACGGTGTGGGAGAACATTCGCCACGCCGCCCCCGATGCCGGTGAACAGGATCTGCGCGGGCTGCTGGGCGCGTTCATGTTCTCCGGCCCGCAGCTCGAGCAGCCCGCGGGCACGCTGTCCGGCGGTGAGAAGACCCGGCTCGCGCTGGCGGGGCTGGTGTCCTCGGCGGCCAATGTGCTGCTGCTCGACGAGCCGACCAACAACCTCGACCCCATCTCGCGCGAGCAGGTGCTCGACGCGCTGCGCAGCTACGCGGGCGCGGTGGTGCTGGTGACCCACGACCCCGGCGCCGCCGAGGCGCTCAACCCGGAGCGGGTGATCATGCTGCCCGACGGCACCGAGGACCACTGGTCGCAGGACTACCTGGAGCTCATCCAATTGGCCTGA
- a CDS encoding helix-turn-helix domain-containing protein, whose product MSDRPAQGKSTLGKGTRVTGKSRDRLQTQLKKQYEAGASIRSLARETGRSYGFIHNVLVESHVQLRSRGGANRRKSAAK is encoded by the coding sequence ATGAGTGACAGGCCCGCACAGGGGAAGTCCACGTTGGGTAAGGGCACACGCGTCACCGGAAAGTCGCGCGACCGTCTCCAAACCCAGCTCAAGAAGCAGTACGAGGCGGGCGCCAGCATTCGCTCGCTGGCCCGGGAGACCGGCCGCTCGTACGGGTTCATCCACAACGTACTGGTGGAGTCGCATGTGCAACTCCGCAGCAGGGGTGGGGCGAACCGCCGCAAGTCGGCCGCCAAGTAG
- a CDS encoding SDR family oxidoreductase gives MSADLKGKGALVTGASRGIGKAVAAELLASGAQVLITARKPEPLEQTAAELRALGHPGKVVAVAGNSGDADARAEAVATAVAELGSLDILINNTGINPVYGPLMDADLDAVRKIFDVNVVAALGYTQEAYKGWMREHGGAVVNVASVAGLRSTGVIAAYGASKAALIRLTEELAWQLGPTIRVNAVAPGVVKTKFADALYSADEDAAAAAYPLKRLGNPEDVAALIAFLVSDQASWITGEVVRVDGGLLATGGI, from the coding sequence ATGAGTGCGGATCTGAAAGGCAAGGGCGCCCTGGTCACCGGGGCGAGTCGCGGTATCGGCAAGGCGGTTGCCGCGGAGCTGCTGGCGAGCGGCGCGCAGGTGCTCATCACCGCCCGCAAGCCCGAGCCGCTGGAGCAGACCGCGGCCGAGCTGCGGGCACTGGGCCATCCCGGCAAGGTCGTTGCGGTGGCGGGCAATTCGGGCGATGCGGACGCCCGCGCGGAGGCGGTCGCGACCGCGGTCGCCGAGCTCGGCTCGCTCGACATCCTGATCAACAACACCGGCATCAATCCGGTGTACGGGCCGCTGATGGACGCGGACCTGGACGCGGTGCGCAAGATCTTCGATGTGAATGTGGTGGCCGCGCTGGGCTACACGCAGGAGGCGTACAAGGGGTGGATGCGCGAGCACGGCGGCGCGGTGGTGAATGTCGCCAGCGTCGCCGGGCTGCGGTCGACCGGGGTGATCGCCGCCTACGGTGCCTCCAAGGCCGCGCTCATCCGGCTCACCGAGGAACTGGCCTGGCAGCTGGGCCCGACCATCCGGGTCAATGCGGTGGCGCCGGGTGTGGTGAAGACAAAGTTCGCCGATGCGCTGTACTCCGCCGACGAGGACGCCGCGGCGGCCGCGTATCCGCTCAAGCGTCTCGGCAATCCGGAGGATGTGGCGGCCCTCATCGCCTTCCTCGTGTCGGATCAGGCGTCCTGGATTACCGGCGAGGTGGTCCGGGTGGACGGCGGACTGCTGGCAACCGGCGGTATCTGA